The genomic region caaatggTTGCATGTTTGATtgcaggttagggcacataccaggttgcaggttcgatcccccattggggtgcatatggaaggcaacctattgatgtttctctcacacatcaatgtttctctctctcccttctctctctctaaacaaacaaacaaaaaatccttggatgagaattaaaaataataataatttaaaaaaataactcctcacctggctggtgtggctcagcagtagaacatcgatccatgaaccaagaggttgatggtttgattcccagtcagcgcacatgccctggttgtaggcccagtccctggtagggggcatgcaggaggcagacaatcgatgtttctatctcttgccctttctctcactctaaaagatcaatttaaaatattttaaaaaaataataataactcctCTGGAAGCAGGAAAATCCACACACAGTCCACTCACTCCCATACACCAGTGGATGGCTCTTGCCATAGTTCTTGCCCACAGCCACATCTGGGCCCTGAAAAAGCAGCACCATGCCATGGGTAGAACAAGAGCTCTGAGCCCTAGGGGAATCAAAGACCATCTTAAGAGAAGGGGTGTAACtgtggagggaaaaggagaggaatcAGACTTATCATCCTCTGGCTTACAGAAAGCAACAACCGTGGGCGGAGTGAGCCGGCTGACGGACACCAGCAAGTACACTGGCAGCCACAAGGAGCGCTTTGACGAGAGTGGCAAAGGCAAAGGCATGGCAGGACGGGAAGAGATGACCGAAAACTCAGGCTATGTGAGTGGCTACAAGGGTGCTGGCACCTATGATAAGAAGATGGACAGTAAGTAGGGAGTAGCCTCATCTTAGCCTGCCAGCCCTTGACTCAGCATCTTTAATACTGGGGAGCTCaggaaacaataaatatttgtgtgtgcaGCAGCTAATGAACTCTGTCTtcagccagggaagggaagggtgggcctattgagagagagagagagagagagagagagagagagagagagagagagaggagaagagaaagcccAAGGAGTCAGGGTTTCCAGATCTCCATCTTTTTCCCTACTTAGCCTGATGCCCTGAGCCAGAGTTAGTATTCTCCTCAACAACGGCTTCTAAGATCAGGTCTGAGGAGTATATTCGGAGATAAGATATGAACCAGATGTGGAAGCAAAGTATTCACTACTTGCATTCACACACCACTGGCATTCACCCTCCTCTACCTGCCAAAGGGGAATAGAACTTCCTGATTTGATGTAGAATGACCCAGATATCACCAACCAGACCTCTGTCCCTCCACCTTCCTGATCTGCTGCAATCCACATTTCATTGTGGGGAGAAATAGAAGCCAGCTAGGGTGGGCCAAGGATCTACTTAGTCTGACTGCTATTATGAATTTGTTCCAGAGCTAGGGGAAGGGAGAATCCATTTTCATTACTCAGCTGGAAGTTAGTTTCACCCTTCACACCTCCATCATGCTTCACCTGGAACAGAAGATCCTACTGACCGCTGAAGGTAGCCAGGAAGATGGCCAGAGTGGTAGTTCTAATGCATTaaggaaaaaggaatgaaatcagaACTGAGTCAggtgtgttttttatcttttttattttaaaatgattatagattcacaggaagatgcaaaaatagtacagagaggtCCCATGTACCCTTTACCCAGTTTCATCCAATGGTTCTAGCTTACACAACTCAGATGTAGTTTTGAAACCTTCTGTGACTACATCTAGGCTCACCTCACCTATTTTGTCAGCAGCAGATCCTAGAGTCTAGAGAACATCAAAAGGAGCTTTGGGAACCGGATGCAAGTATcttggggcggggggccggggtggggggatgggccagagaaaataactttaaatttcaGTGAGCCAAGGTGAGAATTGTGGAAAAGAAGTTGGAGAAGACAGGGTGACTAAAGGAGGCTGAGAGTGTAGGGGAGAGACACTGGGCTCCATGGTAGAAGGACAGAGGAAAGAACAGGTTACGTGAAGAAAATGATTTCATGGAAAGGAGCAGACAGGAAACTGCAAGGGGGTTCTGGGGATATGAGGCTAAAATGAACCTAAAGGTCTCAGGGAGGTCCCTAAAGCTAGAGATAGCCATCATGTGGGTGAGCGGAGAGAGTCATAGGGAAATGGGGAAGACTGAAAAGGGAAGGGTGGTGGGGATAGGGAGTCGAAACATTGAGCTGGTGCCTGTTGCCATGGTGCGAGCTGAAGCTCTGGGCCTCCATCCAGGATTCAGTATCTGGCCCAGTGGATGGACAGGCACTGCCAACTGGACACACTTGGCTTCTTGGGTAAAACTGTCTGTGGGAGAGGGCGGAtgatggggagaggggaagtAAACAAGTTGGAAAGAGCCTAAAAGACAGTATGATTTTGCATGGTGACTAAAGCTCTGAACAGTTTTCCTACCTCCCTGGTCCTTTTGGAGGGAACCCTGCCTACCTTCAAAGTCAGGGGGGAAGGGATTCAGAGTTTTGGAAAGGGGGTCATGCTGGTCGTGGTGGCAGTAGGGGGTGGTTCGCAGTGAAAGCCGCCCTTCCCTAGTAAAGGCCAATGATACCTATTGGTTTAGCATCATACTTTTGGGAACAGAGCAGGTAGAGCCTTTGGTTGGTTAGGGTGCTATTGTAGCGGCAGCTGGTGGGTGGCTGTTTGGTCTCCAGAGAGCAGATTGTAAGGGGCAAGGAGTCCTCGGAGAGTGTACAGTATTCATTGTAATTCTCACAGAAGCTCTCACAGTACTTGCAGGACTTCTGAATGTCTGTCCAGGGAGCATGTATCACATAATGCCTCTTTGGGCAAAACCAGCTTTGTTGTCTGCCCCTCACATAGGCCATCAGACCATTACAGTATCCCTGGAAACCCTCTGGGTAGTTAACCTTGGGATAGTCGATGTGCATGCTTTGGAAGTTCTTGATGGCAACCTCTATACTGATGTCCATGACCAGAGTTGGTCCTAGAACAAGCTGGAGGAACAGGAGCCAGGCCACAGCTGGTGCCATTCTTCCTGCTGGTAGAGTTAAGATGGTTGGAATCAGAGGTGGGCCTGGAGTAGCTGTCTGCCCCTTCCTGGAGCATCCAGCATGTACCCAGCCTTCCCTGTGTGCCTTCCCCTAAACCTAAGAGCTGGACTGTACCTCAGAGATCAACCAGCCCTAGACCTCATGCCCATGAGAGAGGAGACACCCAAGGTCATCGAGCTAGTCAACCACCTTCAGCCATTCCCCCCTTCCCTTGGTCTCAGCCTCATCTAGTCATGAGCTGTAACACTTACAGAATAAGAGGTCCAACTGGTCCTTGGGTGAGCAATTCTTCTTGATTATCCCTGGTCCCAGTGAACccttctgggaaaaaaaaaaaaaaaaaaagcagaggcaATAGAAGGAACCGGCTAGCTACGATTCTCTGATTGCTGTGGAGGACAGACAGGATCTGGAAGATGAGCAGGGCAACAGGCAAGGTTTCTTCATGCCTGAGGCCAAAGACAGCCCAAAGGTGAGACGAGGCTGGAATGGTGTCTAGATAAAGGCCCGGCTGGGCGGAGGGAATGTCCCCTGACTTGGAGGAGCCCCTGTGCTATGGGGATTGGATGGATGGGAAGAAAGAGACATTACAATCTGGTTTTCTCCTTGCTGGTGTCATAAGAACACTTAGTTCCAACCTCCTTGCCAGAAGTGCTTAAGTTCTTGGGTTTTCTTTGATGTTGATAGGCCCTGTGTCTGCGGATAGGTGAGAAGAAGTACTGTCCTGTTTCTGAGGAACAAAGTGATGCTTATTCCCAATCCTTAGAGAACAGAGTGTCTGCCACTCTTTCAACCCACTCACCGGAGCCCACGCACATGCAAGAGCCTCCCACCAGAGTGATGATGCACTGATAATCAAAGATGTCTTTGTGGACCTCCCACAGACCCCATCACCAACGCACAACAATCACAGTGATACCATCATACTAATCTCTCACCTCTAACCTCAGGCCCTTTTGGAGTTAGGGCATACCTGGAAATTTTTGCTTGATGACCCTGAAGCCTCCAAACTGTCCACTGGGTAGACAGCGTAGTTGGGACTGAGGGGGTGTGGCCCACATGAGCCCAGCGGATCAGATTCTTGCTATTGTTTGTCATGTTGGGAAAGGGCTGGGCTCCTAACTCCCTTTTTTATTAACACCTGCCCCTTCATCAGAAGCAACAAGCCTGCCAGCCATAGTCCTCGACTTCCACAGGCCCTTCGCCAATCTCCCTGCAGAATATGATCCAAGGTGTGGGCTTCCTCTCAGGAGAGCCTCCCACAGTCGCCCTGGAGAGCAGGAGTAGGGAGTCAGACAGCAGAACTCTGAGTGCTCCAAGGCCCATGTGTAGTTCAGGAGGGGGTAGAGGGAGATGTACTCATTTGTAGTCCCCCTAACTTGCTCTTTCTGACAGCATAGACTAGAGTCCAAAACTGAACGCATCCTTTCCACAACTTGCTTCTCCTCCTGCAGCGTCTATTTCAGCTTCCTCAGTTACCTATACAAGAAATCTGAGTTATCTTCCTCCCCTAACCCCACCGGTAGGGAGGCAGTATTTACATGGTGGTTAAGAGCAAGGTTTTCGAGTAAAACAGACCAGAAATTGAATCCTGCTCTGCTGTTTGCAGGCTGTGCACCGTCAATCTAAGTTTACTAAAGTACCgtaaacttcagtttcctcatctgttaatcaggataatattttattccttatGGCAGTATTAGAATTCATTCATTAAGGTGTATATCAAGAACTTTtagtccagtgcctggcacatgttgAGTACTCAAAATG from Eptesicus fuscus isolate TK198812 chromosome 5, DD_ASM_mEF_20220401, whole genome shotgun sequence harbors:
- the RNASE13 gene encoding probable inactive ribonuclease-like protein 13; protein product: MAPAVAWLLFLQLVLGPTLVMDISIEVAIKNFQSMHIDYPKVNYPEGFQGYCNGLMAYVRGRQQSWFCPKRHYVIHAPWTDIQKSCKYCESFCENYNEYCTLSEDSLPLTICSLETKQPPTSCRYNSTLTNQRLYLLCSQKYDAKPIGIIGLY